From the Verrucomicrobiota bacterium genome, the window TAAAATAAGGGCGAGCCAGACCCTGCTCGCAAAGAAAGCGGGGCTTTTCAAACCAAGATAACCAGGCATCCGTCCCGTGTCCCTAACGGAAAGGGATCAATATCGCTTGCGCTGGATTCAGGGTTTGGCGGATTCGGGAATCGGGAGATGGCGTGCTTGCAAGTTGCGAAAGCAAACTTCTGTGCCGGTGTGCCGCAATACCAGGTATCCGCCGCGAAGTATCATTTTTTCCACATTCAGGCTGTTGCCAAGCTTTTCCAAAGGCTCCTTCACCTTGGGATCATTCAACTCGAATTCAAGCACCTTCTGATTATTGAGCCAATGTTCGACGTGGTTGGTCAGCACTAGAATGCGGGTTTCATTCCATTCACCGACCGGTTTTGCGGGCACATTGGTTGGGGCCAGCCAGCCACGCAAGGCGGCGGTCTGTTTTTCCGGTGGCACCGCTTCCCCCTTGGGGCGATTGGCATCCTGAATGACATATTCCAACCCTTCGGGCCGGTGCTTCGCTGGTTCGGGCAGCAGATAAAGAATGCCGCTGGAAGCGCCGGGGGCCAGCCGCCATTCCACCGCAAATTCAAAGTTGGTGAAGCGCTCGCGCGATACCAGATCCACCGGTTCCACCCCCGGCACGGTTTTGATCATGCCCGCCTGGATGGTCCATTTTTGCGCCGGAAAATGCGGCATCCGCACGCCGCGCCAATGGATTGGAAACTTGCCATCGAAGAGGGGTTTCCACTCCGGTTCATCCGCCGCGACGATGGACAGCGTGGTCATCACCCAGACCGCCAGCCACCCAATTTGTTTTGCGTAACAACCATTCATAACCAATGCAATCTATCGGTTTGCTCAAGCCGGCAGCGGTTCGCTGGAAAGCACCACCTTCATCGCCACGCTGTGCCCGGGCGCCAAGGTCAACTTGTTGCGGTCCACATTGCCGGATTCCACGCAGATCATTTCCCGGTACTCGTCATCCCCAAAATCAGGCATCTGGCGCGCTTTGGCAATCCAGGGGTTCCAGACCACGGTGGAACGTGAGCCGCTTGTTTCCACCCGGATGATCCGGCGCAACTTGGCATCTTGAATCAACGCCGGGCCGTGGGTGTCGAGATAGATGCGATCCACTTCGGCGGCCACTTGGATGGTCTCGGCGGTTTCCGTCTTGGTGGCAAAATTCTCGACCTTATCGAGGTACGTCAACCCTTTCAACCCACTCACGCTGACCGCTGAAATGTCACCGACTTGGAAATAGGTGTGCAGGCAAGTATCAAAGGTGAAAGGCTCGTTGGGCGTGGGGTTGGTAATGATCAGTTCCAGCTCGAGTTTGTCGGTTACCGTGACGACGTAATGGGCGTTGCAGGGCGGGAAGGTGGCTGATTCATCCACCTCCGGCAGGCTAAACCGCAGCGTAACGCCACCTTCCGGCAAGGCCGTGGCTTCATGCAATTCCCAGGATGCCAGGCGGGCAAAGCCATGCATGGGCATGCCTTCGCGCGGGCCGAACCATGGGAAGATGACGGGCACACCGCCCCGGATGGGTTGCCCGGCCACAAACCGGCTGCACTGGCTCATGAAGAGCAATGGCGGTTCACCCTTCTTTTGAAAGCTGGTGACGTGCGCGCCGTGCAGATAGATTTCCGCAGTGCTCCAGGCCGTGGTGATCTCCAATTTGGGCAATTCGCCATTGCCCTCCTGGAACGTCACCCTTCCGGGAATCTCGAATTGCTTCAGTTTTGCTGGGACATCACC encodes:
- a CDS encoding D-hexose-6-phosphate mutarotase; this encodes MSTGDVPAKLKQFEIPGRVTFQEGNGELPKLEITTAWSTAEIYLHGAHVTSFQKKGEPPLLFMSQCSRFVAGQPIRGGVPVIFPWFGPREGMPMHGFARLASWELHEATALPEGGVTLRFSLPEVDESATFPPCNAHYVVTVTDKLELELIITNPTPNEPFTFDTCLHTYFQVGDISAVSVSGLKGLTYLDKVENFATKTETAETIQVAAEVDRIYLDTHGPALIQDAKLRRIIRVETSGSRSTVVWNPWIAKARQMPDFGDDEYREMICVESGNVDRNKLTLAPGHSVAMKVVLSSEPLPA
- a CDS encoding DUF1080 domain-containing protein, coding for MNGCYAKQIGWLAVWVMTTLSIVAADEPEWKPLFDGKFPIHWRGVRMPHFPAQKWTIQAGMIKTVPGVEPVDLVSRERFTNFEFAVEWRLAPGASSGILYLLPEPAKHRPEGLEYVIQDANRPKGEAVPPEKQTAALRGWLAPTNVPAKPVGEWNETRILVLTNHVEHWLNNQKVLEFELNDPKVKEPLEKLGNSLNVEKMILRGGYLVLRHTGTEVCFRNLQARHLPIPESAKP